In the genome of Leishmania panamensis strain MHOM/PA/94/PSC-1 chromosome 17 sequence, one region contains:
- a CDS encoding hypothetical protein (TriTrypDB/GeneDB-style sysID: LpmP.17.0280): MFLFLAPWKLDVERPRDVGSSRVTSPLTLLNALRQAPPPPHTHAPTPMWQQEQQAAVLSAGDKGSILATPVITGASRFHVVFSRNSGSRKQRAKREGALSVAYDVSYLYAKDNKECVLRCKAAGQGPNKIFTCMQRAHRGADWVVGTELSLCGFDMLVEEVMELHLIPYEEDVDAAGADSLEGGAGCGIVTLCRTSAPTAPMASSVQSFSAPALLGSGGGRTAYAQPRMSFLRHRKPLHATAAMAPWAPHDNDPPSPKRFEGGGVPSIYAQSECLALKMGSVSMGATLTAHSPTDSPLLAPRDERCVDGSVDSDCCSLLQRQQRRRRRSATSLARELERCYPQYF, from the coding sequence atgtttcttttcctcgctcCTTGGAAACTCGATGTTGAAAGGCCGAGAGATGTGGGGTCTTCTCGTGTTACATCGCCGCTGACACTTTTGAATGCGCTCCGACaggctcccccccccccacacacacacgcacctacaCCAATgtggcagcaggagcaacaGGCAGCAGTACTAAGCGCCGGTGACAAGGGCAGCATCCTTGCTACACCCGTGATTACCGGTGCCTCTCGGTTTCATGTGGTATTCAGTCGCAACAGCGGCTCTCGTAAGCAACGGGCTAAGCGGGAGGGTGCGCTTTCCGTCGCCTACGACGTTTCTTATCTGTACGCCAAGGACAATAAGGAgtgcgtgctgcggtgcaaAGCTGCGGGGCAGGGGCCGAACAAGATCTTCACGTGCATGCAGCGCGCGCACCGTGGGGCGGACTGGGTGGTGGGGACAGAGCTGAGCCTGTGCGGGTTCGACAtgctggtggaggaggtaATGGAGCTTCACTTGATTCCATACGAGGAGGACGTAgatgccgctggcgccgACAGTTTGGAGGGTGGCGCTGGTTGTGGCATCGTAACCCTCTGTCGTACCAGCGCTCCTACCGCTCCCATGGCATCCTCTGTGCAGTCCTTCTCCGCTCCTGCTCTTTTAGGCTCTGGGGGAGGGCGTACAGCTTACGCACAGCCCCGCATGTCTTTTCTGCGGCACCGGAAGCCTCTGCACGCCACCGCGGCCATGGCACCATGGGCCCCGCACGACAACGACCCACCGTCACCGAAGAGGTttgagggtgggggtgtgccGTCAATTTATGCGCAGTCGGAATGCCTTGCGCTGAAAATGGGTTCGGTGTCTATGGGTGCCACTCTCACTGCTCACTCTCCGACGGACTCGCCACTACTAGCGCCCCGCGACGAGCGCTGTGTCGATGGCAGTGTGGATTCAGattgttgctctcttctccaacgtcagcagcgccggcggcgtcgctctgCCACGTCCCTCGCACGGGAGTTGGAGCGGTGCTATCCTCAGTACTTTTGA
- a CDS encoding hypothetical protein (TriTrypDB/GeneDB-style sysID: LpmP.17.0290) → MPFASKISAYRELKRIAAESRHLYARLLGSIEAQTTSRRVAALCSGLHVRWTPPNRKYVFTCKGDGRSSPYQTSVCVPLHHRCSLTVAEASGASVEEAELRAITDALAIVPSPTEWARITRVLDSDLFVSFAELLASLNAYALIRVVRAPPPARAGTAALRAPFASATHPRFRASVATELASIDDAETVLSNPSGHIAASSVSLRRSRVDPQGPILQHWQHARHYDVGVTGDWAPSARDAIKLALFKSLDLLQDHAVDEWREAGREGAVLLNELARGYCCTSEMDVCVFNSVLHSGGMAGSPSCAAAAEDVTLRFRCAADSGSISVTAMAVERAPKESHVTPTCVPLRDAEKMSFAATNTVSSAEVAGLVMSDEIRLPFPISTVTIRRPFADDDSCRSEPALKTLVWPHQCMTGAALLLWAAVKVSLYRSATSTRSALMLGSNGIAEGASTASARCPSPAASVLEWSRAPFFSIFCGPAELQRGLFSPAVAGGVELRAVLDTPVSMAQNPWHCPDVVVMIASIRAALQLPSRSYPTIMFEQTALHDPARRVRELAQGLHGDVDVFTRVHVRWETPRGCFVACAVSDPALHHPNATPCASGVSPHTWLSCADTGYPRGPLLLLVTAVCSLYDQVVSRIDAPAELYPVVSVKNSFTRGGLDFLLFSWFEASPQVRCFTIGTTPPNCSQPSRSEAATFLDGSTHHELCPSMTRAMLFYDVLGQRVLFAETHAASAVDAVTRVDLLAVKQNCLCHDFYAPPSTVTKRPFRSVARQRQWQRSRQLLKHRLQLHIAADSTGTDDLARARKCSGHQHHRTVVAASVRACIEACASEVGALWTVLEIIAEVAAARASNAAKGDSINSQEGLRALPPLSARFLEDSRPTAEPFAGEAGSEADPEWWLDSRDVMWNCRALGKEAAPPRAGVMEVQLSIGTSLGAANTTCAKQVTAASAEVVVLRCRVDALRSVNEGTEVKWSCEERVTEFPALCCFATVTLTAAPAVSGLFPALVLLCRRALQHIYTMARYAPLVSIFPPISDVLAWCAAAAPLFGSAEDGYPPYDARFYAAPKLLGELLQGVAGKYRCSYNIPPPRHAATSAASGGDCDEECAEVVRNEKVAAIAAAQPSTIFYTSKPIHIDATAAKDVTQQQHGSCLAEPPAVTCTLYLESLLGHGASPSVSAVSPACPAPAVTQFVLGHGVGRTKREAWRSAAWQALRLQFPAVLAQLESYRDASKLLQRPAQLNRLVCSSGWGRNGAQGGVTSVVYKLDFDISALSPPSVRTAATVAATAASVQAMRQSQCQVTAVRTDGSKVCIVPGCTATAGSSGEAYTAAVAAVLRALRSRLQGATKHVASDIVRTAPSQMIQGATWPSAPGSVGGTSGNLHLGPYAAWRDTTHYGKSVWHAYAGALSAYLDSDVVVHLVAAEDARADDLGSPSRGVGSWRTLSRPVMLSKVQVRVRDWRVGVAAAAGGVSPRFTDQRCEASCRIISFGKLSAAAGCPVVSAGVSDSADGILFECTAASLLARRWRLDTGAHGTRVDLVATAAPPPSEHSSHLLREITRWLSAMTQRCVLPLAVREELRGLLCARACDLARIQDSHRWTPAERVESLLMRWVGHRAQVRICRIDPSVAASPSLADQMVWMAVALVEIRAEPRRLGLQSSSHAGLSPDGDSLPLPEQDGGLKSCADTRTCLAHPWVVARAVGATTDEAAWQLYRQVCDALRDVVVTEPSPPSPEKR, encoded by the coding sequence ATGCCCTTTGCATCGAAGATTAGCGCGTACCGTGAGCTTAAACGCATAGCTGCCGAGAGTCGCCATTTGTACGCTCGGCTGCTGGGCAGCATTGAGGCGCAGACGACATCACGACGTGTGGCTGCTCTTTGCTCTGGCCTCCATGTCCGGTGGACGCCACCGAATCGGAAGTACGTCTTCACCTGCAAAGGTGACGGACGTAGCTCTCCTTACCAGACATCTGTTTGTGTGCCGCTTCATCACCGATGCAGCTTGACCGTGGCCGAGGCGAGCGGCGCgtcggtggaggaggcagagctCCGCGCCATCACCGATGCGCTGGCTATTGTTCCCTCGCCGACAGAGTGGGCACGGATAACGCGGGTGCTCGATTCAGATCTATTCGTTTCCTTTGCAGAGCTTTTGGCAAGCCTGAACGCCTATGCGCTCATTCGAGTGGTGCGTGCACCTCCCCCTGCGCGTGCTGGCACTGCCGCTTTGCGTGCCCCATTTGCATCTGCAACCCACCCACGGTTTCGTGCCTCAGTCGCCACGGAGCTGGCGTCCATTGATGATGCTGAAACTGTCTTAAGCAATCCAAGCGGTCACATTGCAGCCAGCAGTGTGTCCCTGAGGAGAAGTAGGGTTGATCCACAAGGACCCATTCTTCAGCACTGGCAGCACGCGCGCCATTATGATGTTGGCGTAACGGGTGACTGGGCACCGAGCGCACGTGATGCGATAAAGCTAGCCCTTTTCAAGTCGCTTGATCTCTTGCAAGATCACGCGGTAGATGAGTGGCGTGaggcaggcagagaaggtgcgGTGCTGTTGAATGAGTTGGCACGCGGCTACTGCTGCACGAGTGAAATGGACGTTTGCGTCTTCAATTCAGTTTTGCATAGCGGAGGCATGGCAGGTAGTCCgtcatgcgctgctgctgctgaggacgTGACCTTGCGCTTTCGATGTGCCGCAGATTCTGGCAGTATTAGCGTCACTGCAATGGCTGTGGAACGAGCACCCAAGGAGAGCCACGTTACGCCAACTTGTGTACCACTAAGAGATGCTGAAAAGATGAGCTTCGCTGCTACCAACACCGTTTCTTCAGCAGAGGTCGCTGGTCTGGTGATGTCCGACGAAATTCGTTTGCCCTTTCCCATTTCAACGGTCACGATCCGGCGCCCTTTTGCCGATGACGACTCCTGCAGAAGCGAGCCGGCCCTCAAGACGCTGGTATGGCCGCACCAATGCATgactggtgctgctctgctgctttgGGCAGCTGTCAAGGTGTCACTGTACCGTAGTGCTACCTCTACCCGCAGCGCGTTGATGCTTGGCTCCAACGGTATCGCTGAAGGAGCCTCGACCGCCTCAGCGCGCTGCCCATCACCCGCTGCGTCGGTGTTGGAGTGGTCTCGCGCCCCCTTCTTTTCCATTTTTTGTGGCCCCGCGGAGCTGCAACGGGGGCTCTTCTCACCTGCTGTGGCAGGGGGCGTAGAGCTGCGTGCTGTGCTGGACACCCCTGTCTCGATGGCACAAAACCCCTGGCACTGCCCCGACGTGGTCGTCATGATTGCCTCTATACGCGCCGCTCTTCAGCTTCCCTCAAGAAGCTATCCAACCATCATGTTCGAGCAAACCGCATTGCATGACCCGGCGCGCCGTGTGCGGGAGCTTGCCCAGGGCCTGCACGGGGATGTGGACGTTTTCACAAGGGTGCACGTGCGCTGGGAGACCCCTCGCGGCTGCTTCGTAGCGTGTGCCGTGAGTGACCCAGCTCTGCACCACCCCAATGCGACTCCATGCGCTTCTGGGGTATCACCCCATACATGGCTCTCGTGCGCAGATACCGGTTATCCTCGTggtcctcttctcctcttggTTACTGCCGTTTGCTCCTTATACGACCAGGTTGTCAGCCGTATCGATGCTCCTGCAGAGTTATACCCCGTGGTCTCGGTGAAGAATTCCTTTACGCGAGGCGGGCTGgacttccttctcttttcgtggTTTGAGGCGTCGCCGCAGGTGCGCTGCTTCACCATCGGTACCACACCACCAAACTGCTCGCAGCCGTCGAGGTCCGAGGCGGCCACGTTCCTCGATGGGTCAACGCACCACGAGCTCTGCCCGTCGATGACGCGCGCGATGCTCTTCTACGACGTATTGGGACAACGCGTGCTGTTTGCGGAAACAcacgccgccagcgcagtGGACGCTGTGACGCGCGTGGATCTACTTGCGGTTAAGCAAAACTGTCTTTGCCATGACTTCTATGCGCCACCTTCCACAGTGACAAAGCGGCCATTTCGGTCGGtggcacggcagcgacagtggcAGCGCTCCCGTCAACTGCTGAAACATCGCTTGCAGCTGCACATCGCAGCCGACAGCACGGGGACTGACGACTTAGCGAGAGCTCGTAAATGCTCAGGGCATCAGCACCACCGAACGGTAGTGGCTgcatctgtgcgtgcgtgtatcgAGGCGTGCGCGTCAGAGGTGGGCGCACTGTGGACGGTATTGGAAATCATCGCTGAAGTCGCCGCAGCGCGTGCGAGTAACGCTGCGAAGGGCGATAGTATCAACAGCCAAGAGGGTTTACGTGCACTTCCGCCTCTGTCGGCGCGCTTCTTGGAAGACTCCCGTCCGACTGCTGAGCCGTTTGCGGGAGAGGCCGGCAGTGAAGCCGATCCAGAGTGGTGGCTTGACAGCCGCGATGTCATGTGGAACTGCCGAGCACTAGGAAAAGAGGCGGCCCCGCCTCGCGCAGGTGTAatggaggtgcagctgtcCATAGGAACGTCACTCGGCGCTGCTAACACGACATGCGCGAAgcaggtgacggcggcgagtgCGGAGGTCGTTGTGTTGCGGTGCCGTGTAGACGCGCTGCGAAGTGTGAACGAGGGGACCGAGGTCAAGTGGTCGTGCGAGGAACGCGTGACTGAGTTCCCTGCGCTCTGTTGCTTTGCCACCGTCACCTTaacggcagcaccggcggtCTCAGGCCTCTTTCCTGCTCTGGTGTTGCTGTGTCGTCGTGCACTCCAGCACATTTACACGATGGCCCGCTATGCGCCGCTAGTGTCGATTTTCCCACCCATCAGCGATGTTCTTgcgtggtgcgcagcagcggcgccattGTTTGGCAGCGCAGAAGACGGTTACCCTCCGTACGACGCGCGCTTCTACGCGGCCCCCAAGCTCCTcggtgagctgctgcaaggTGTTGCGGGGAAGTACAGGTGCAGCTACAACATTCCACCCCCGCGTCACGCTGCCACAAGTGCCGCATCTGGTGGTGACTGTGACGAGGAGTGCGCAGAGGTGGTGAGAAATGAAAAAGTGGCGGCGATTGCGGCCGCACAGCCGTCGACGATCTTCTATACATCAAAGCCAATCCACATAGATGCAACGGCCGCCAAGGATgtgacacagcagcagcatggcAGTTGTCTCGCAGAGCCACCTGCCGTGACATGCACGCTGTACCTTGAGAGTCTGCTGGGACATGGAGCATCTCCATCGGTGTCTGCCGTCTCGCCGGCGTGTCCTGCTCCGGCGGTGACACAGTTCGTTCTGGGACATGGCGTGGGCCGTACGAAGCGGGAGGCGTGGCGGTCAGCTGCTTGGCAGGCACTGCGCCTCCAGTTCCCCGCTGTCTTGGCACAGCTGGAGTCATACCGCGACGCGTCGaagttgctgcagcgcccgGCACAACTGAACCGACttgtgtgcagcagcggctggggTCGGAACGGCGCCCAGGGTGGGGTTACTTCTGTCGTTTACAAGCTGGACTTTGACATCtcggctctctctcctccttctgtgAGAACTGCAGCTACAGtggcagccactgctgcaTCAGTTCAGGCGATGCGCCAGTCACAGTGTCAGGTGACAGCTGTACGAACAGACGGCTCCAAGGTGTGCATCGTCCCCGGCTGCACAGCTACTGCTGGCTCTTCAGGAGAGGCCTACacagccgctgtcgccgccgttCTCCGTGCACTGCGTAGTCGACTGCAAGGGGCGACAAAGCACGTGGCAAGCGATATTGTTAGGACAGCACCGAGTCAGATGATACAAGGAGCTACGTGGCCTTCGGCTCCCGGCTCTGTTGGCGGTACGTCCGGCAACCTGCACTTGGGTCCCTACGCGGCGTGGCGTGACACAACGCACTACGGAAAGAGTGTTTGGCACGCGTACGCCGGAGCGCTGAGCGCTTACCTCGACAGCGATGTGGTAGTACATCTCGTCGCCGCAGAGGATGCCAGAGCCGATGATCTCGGCTCGCCGTCGCGTGGAGTGGGAAGCTGGAGGACCCTCAGCCGCCCGGTGATGTTGTCAAAGGTGCAGGTACGTGTACGCGACTGGCGTGTCGGAGTagctgccgcggctggtGGCGTTTCCCCGAGATTTACCGACCAGCGATGTGAGGCATCTTGCAGGATCATCTCGTTTGGGAAactttctgctgctgcaggttgCCCTGTCGTCAGCGCCGGTGTTAGCGACTCTGCGGACGGCATCCTGTTTGAATGCacggctgcttctcttcttgctcgCCGTTGGCGGCTCGATACCGGGGCGCACGGCACGCGTGTCGACCTGGTCGCTACCGCGGCCCCACCACCCAGTGAGCACTCCTCCCACCTTCTGCGGGAGATTACCCGGTGGCTCAGCGCCATGACGCAACggtgtgtgctgccgctcgcggtgcgcgaggagctgcgaggACTCTTGTGCGCCCGTGCCTGTGACTTGGCGCGCATTCAAGACAGCCATCGATGGACGCCTGCGGAGCGTGTGGAGTCGTTGCTGATGCGGTGGGTGGGGCACCGCGCACAGGTGCGCATTTGCCGTATAGACCCCAGCGTGGCCGCATCTCCGTCCTTGGCGGATCAGATGGTGTGGATGGCAGTTGCTCTAGTGGAGATTCGAGCAGAGCCCCGGCGTCTGGGCCTGCAGTCTTCTTCGCATGCTGGCTTATCTCCGGATGGCGACTCTCTGCCACTGCCAGAGCAAGACGGTGGGCTCAAGTCATGTGCAGACACGAGGACGTGTCTTGCCCATCCTTGGGTGGTGGCGCGTGCTGTTGGTGCCACCACCGACGAGGCCGCCTGGCAGCTCTATCGACAAGTTTGCGATGCACTACGCgatgtggtggtgacggagCCATCCCCACCATCACCGGAGAAGCGGTGA
- a CDS encoding small nuclear ribonucleoprotein, putative (TriTrypDB/GeneDB-style sysID: LpmP.17.0260), with protein MRALGLVVKASDDTDDKGENSSALLTSSIEVEVETNQGYVYTGKLVHIDARYNVILHEALVRRARSFDVERAILREKSQREAQLIASSLQGVVAEEAEVVRSTNEFMPRPRYIGVTYIRSNNIFFMRFIDGAARTGTSAASAVSTHSALGRLRSEFVAMAAAIKAHLQREKMRNRAARRKRLEAKNMTGGSGGSR; from the coding sequence ATGCGAGCACTGGGGCTCGTTGTCAAGGCGAGTGACGACACTGACGACAAGGGTGAGAACAGCTCGGCATTGCTGACGAGCAGCATAGAGGTCGAGGTGGAGACGAATCAGGGGTACGTCTACACAGGCAAGCTGGTGCACATTGATGCCCGCTACAACGTTATACTGCATGAGGCGCTAGTACGGCGTGCCCGAAGCTTTGATGTGGAGCGGGCGATACTGCGTGAAAAGTCGCAGCGAGAGGCACAGCTCATCGCAAGCAGTCTACAAGGTGTtgtggcagaggaggcagaggtggtACGGAGCACTAATGAGTTCATGCCGCGGCCTCGCTACATTGGCGTCACGTACATCCGAAGCAACAACATCTTTTTCATGCGCTTCATCGATGGGGCAGCTAGGACTGGCACATCggctgcttctgctgtctCCACCCACTCCGCGTTGGGGCGGCTCAGGAGTGAGTTTGTGGCCATGGCTGCAGCAATCAAGGCTCACttgcagcgagagaagatgCGCAACCGGGCAGCGCGCCGGAAGCGCCTAGAGGCTAAGAACATGAcgggtggcagcggcggcagccggTAA
- a CDS encoding hypothetical protein (TriTrypDB/GeneDB-style sysID: LpmP.17.0270): MSNAATPPAALRVGSAAILSKPPPNATQTSPSLRLTSSAASTVAAPPHRAIPCFVLFSPQGPHPLEGLKTVTLERLSDGAVATPRRGYLRTRGSSLNQLPADVSLPLSASTMAARHRTAKHVTASAAARASHQSTSGIRCVYDRDTRSQLLHITPGTEVDFSSCMRLPALATKPAPVVGAAATPMLFAATAVHTIVVVQFCVAAPVLSPAARHQAGAPRLQLPASPIPPPGSFHIELVLRTGTSANTVRGRNSASGSGSSGSSGGGYRLRFTNTGSGVQRHTHHTKIPLLCVRTAQWVQLFLDLEALLQSCQEAGAVIVGGGPHCRLQHLRIGSGGSAASTGGIYVRRIIAGHGLALPHPVIDHLITSGGVPGVVAVVAMPSGGAPETFRDADGEGQSSRRDSGTLQQFSSGGGSSWAPPEALRLPAEAGESLCVFVRTGDEYILSEAPALPTPTEEPSPEDVSHVRDRDDGVGVTQLLLKASNCAGDVGMSLTECAAAATQEAARRRPAQAVKATATKPLTSPLSSALPPPQPQRRQLSSQQQQSPASWTSYQGHPEGGAAAVRAFKRQPRPPRVPHCTALELLRMHNHRQHLQPQLVHQFAVSGAATHTPSPADPPSPFFPFSASPLSSPVDASSLSVSDDAEMFVVREVSAAEQLAPATPPQYPANQLMTGKPPLCCPQSQPPIAEKVTHHALDAGPTGEAAVVQHERENVALEDADGEGFSTCPAAAATGFLFSSNTSTITTTTTASEASVLSVLSYSSAVELMDEMNERVRRIHTVLAGAEEEAAAAAAAVIVDRSLARGPPSRHFTPPPTAQGGRPAASTSALIALPILEPPPLTDAAAIHSSSPPPSAPATTTPADYMKAALDDTVCDAVVAAAAVLNTPPKSPTATAKSDGVGRVAVEDHTPRLLPTSDNTKAVLELWSSTEMPLYLPAPSQRPATAAVKGASLMERLRERQATLSSSLSAASVSPVNSGDNGGLGDAPSGAMLPPTSAVTSWTFNSASLTPQSPSILRLPTARSAGEGLPGAGGVPSNHATGAERGEVTPPLWPLSELRTTAPERVAAIVPSSRSSAGQVTKAVVWRRPVPVPDHPPSIGDATQRALQDEVRLTDTPLSRRAGAPEAEGGGARRMVAWSARQNAGTISSGMHTPLSATVAGKLGVAPQQESCQGFIEAPQLCVGAQAPPLLPSGRSFSTVSSFQMWLPSSPMPTLSEGRGRYPSTTTPSSGGGDRHGGFPSNSSSGVGSGPPRPQLGVAAVLPSARPPLPPPSVVHMPQAAPGLTAPTSSSGAAMGLLPLAQQQQTLGLPAATSTRCSPHHTSVSPHEAPPNDGPLSAQLGNDEGRYLYDCVLQCYLDLARNTYVDKI, encoded by the coding sequence ATGAGTAACGCCGCCACACCGCCAGCTGCACTGCGTGTTGGATCAGCCGCCATACTCTCAAAACCGCCCCCAAATGCCACCCAGACCTCGCCAAGCCTCCGCTTAACTTCATCTGCTGCGTCCACTgtcgccgcaccgcctcaccGTGCTATACCGTGCTTCGTCTTATTCAGCCCACAAGGCCCCCATCCGTTGGAGGGTCTCAAGACGGTCACCCTGGAGCGTCTCAGCGACGGTGCTGTTGCTACACCCCGCCGAGGATATCTGCGAACTCGCGGTTCATCCCTCAACCAACTCCCTGCAGATGTCTCCCTTCCTCTATCTGCATCTACAATGGCAGCTAGGCATCGCACTGCGAAGCACGTAACAGcgtccgccgctgctcgagcaTCCCACCAATCCACCAGTGGGATTCGCTGTGTCTACGACCGCGACACAcgctcgcagctgctgcataTCACGCCGGGGACGGAGGTTGACTTTTCCTCCTGCATGCGACTGCCGGCGCTCGCCACGAAACCCGCGCCAGTGGTTGGGGCGGCTGCGACACCCATGTTGTTCGCGGCCACTGCCGTGCACACCATTGTGGTGGTGCAATTCTGCGTAGCAGCACCAGTTTTATCGCCAGCTGCCCGACATCAGGCTGGTGCACCGCGGCTCCAGCTGCCGGCGTCGCCGATCCCTCCACCCGGGAGTTTTCATATTGAGCTCGTCCTTCGCACCGGCACTTCTGCAAATACTGTTCGAGGAAGGAATAGTGCCAGTGGTAGtggcagtagcggcagcagtggcggcgggtACCGGCTGCGCTTCACCAACACCGGGAGCGGTGTacagcgacacacacaccacactAAGATACCCTtactgtgtgtgcgcacggCACAATGGGTGCAGCTTTTCTTGGACCTCGAAGCACTACTGCAGTCGTGCCAGGAAGCCGGCGCTGTTATCGTAGGTGGCGGGCCTCATTGCCGGTTGCAACATCTGCGCATCGGTtcaggcggcagcgccgccagcacagGAGGCATTTACGTGCGCCGCATCATCGCTGGCCACGGGCTAGCACTTCCTCACCCCGTCATTGACCATCTCATTACTTCAGGTGGTGTACCTGGTGTGGTGGCGGTCGTGGCTATGCCAAGTGGTGGGGCGCCAGAGACGTTTAGAGACGCTGATGGAGAAGGACAAAGTAGTCGACGAGACTCCGGAACGCTACAGCAattcagcagcggcggcgggagTTCCTGGGCGCCACCGGAGGCTCTGCGTCTTCCTGCGGAGGCGGGGGAAAGCCTCTGCGTGTTTGTGCGAACAGGAGACGAGTACATCCTGAGCGAGGCTCCTGCCCTGCCGACCCCCACTGAAGAACCGTCACCAGAGGACGTGTCGCATGTGCGAGATAGGGATGACGGCGTAGGGGTGACGCAGCTGCTACTGAAGGCGAGCAACTGTGCTGGTGACGTTGGAATGAGCCTCACTGAGTGTGCTGCGGCCGCGACACAGGAGGCCGCGAGAAGGCGGCCAGCACAGGCCGTCAAGGCGACCGCTACTAAGCCCCTGACCTCACCGTTGTCTTCCGCATTGCCGCCGCCCCAGCCACAACGCCGGCAGCTCAGTTctcaacaacaacagagcCCCGCCTCGTGGACTTCGTATCAGGGCCACCCTGAGGGCGGGGCCGCCGCAGTACGTGCATTCAAGCGTCAGCCGAGGCCGCCGAGAGTGCCGCACTGCACAGCCCTAGAGCTGTTACGAATGCATAATCATCGGCAGCACTTGCAGCCTCAGCTGGTGCACCAGTTCGCCGTGTCTGGAGCCGCAACGCACACACCGAGTCCAGCCGACCCGCCGTCGCCTTTTTTTCCATTCTCCGCGTCTCCTTTGTCCTCTCCTGTGGACGCGTCGTCTCTCTCGGTCTCCGACGACGCCGAGATGTTTGTTGTTCGCGAGGTGTCAGCCGCTGAGCAGCTCGCTCCTGCCACACCGCCGCAGTACCCGGCAAATCAACTCATGACTGGCAAGCCTCCTCTGTGTTGCCcgcagtcgcagccgccgaTTGCCGAGAAAGTCACGCATCACGCGCTGGATGCAGGACCTAcgggcgaggcggcggtggtgcagcatgAACGGGAGAATGTCGCGCTAGAGGATGCAGATGGCGAGGGCTTCTCCACATgcccagccgcagcagcgacaggctttctcttttcctctaATACGAGCACCATCACGACTACCACCACAGCTTCAGAGGCTTCCGTCTTATCGGTTCTGTCCTACTCCTCTGCCGTTGAGTTGATGGATGAGATGAACGAGCGGGTGCGTCGCATCCACACGGTATTGGCGGGggcggaagaagaggcggccgccgctgctgctgctgttatCGTTGACCGGTCACTCGCCAGAGGCCCGCCGTCGCGCCACTTCACGCCGCCACCTACAGCGCAAGGTGGTCGGCCTGCCGCCAGCACTTCAGCACTGATAGCGCTGCCTATTTTggagccaccaccactcacagacgctgctgcaatccactcctcctcgccgccccCGTCTGCTCCTGCCACGACGACTCCTGCTGATTATATGAAGGCAGCCCTGGATGACACGGTGTGCGATGCTGTggttgccgcagcggccgtaCTCAACACGCCGCCAAAGTCGCCAACAGCGACGGCAAAGAGTGACGGCGTTGGGCGTGTGGCAGTTGAAGACCATACGCCAAGACTCTTACCCACATCAGATAACACGAAGGCTGTTCTCGAGTTGTGGAGCTCAACAGAGATGCCGCTCTACTTACCAGCTCCATCGCAGCGACCAGCAACTGCCGCTGTCAAAGGTGCCTCACTGATGGAACGGCTACGTGAGCGCCAGGCGactctctcttcgtctttgTCGGCTGCTTCTGTTTCCCCCGTCAATAGTGGCGACAACGGTGGTCTCGGTGACGCTCCTTCAGGCGCGATGTTGCCACCAACAAGTGCTGTCACCTCCTGGACGTTTAACTCGGCCTCTCTGACGCCGCAGTCACCGTCGATCCTGCGACTCCCAACTGCCAGGTCTGCAGGCGAGGGGCTGccaggcgctggtggtgttCCCTCAAACCACGCGACTGGTgcggagaggggtgaggtgACCCCACCGTTGTGGCCTTTGAGCGAATTACGCACGACGGCTCCAGAGAGGGTGGCAGCTATCGTGCCATCGTCGAGGTCGTCAGCTGGTCAAGTTACGAAAGCGGTTGTGTGGCGCCGCCCTGTCCCAGTGCCTGATCATCCCCCCTCCATCGGCGACGCTACTCAGCGCGCATTGCAGGATGAGGTTCGACTAACGGACACCCCGCTGTCGAGACGCGCAGGAGCCCCTGAAGCggagggcggtggtgcgcgaCGCATGGTGGCATGGTCCGCCAGACAGAACGCCGGCACCATTTCCTCTGGCATGCatacccccctctccgctacTGTCGCTGGCAAGCTAGGCGTTGCACCACAACAGGAGAGCTGCCAGGGCTTCATCGAGGCACCACAGCTCTGTGTAGGCGCGCAGGCCCCTCCCCTGCTTCCGAGCGGTCGCAGCTTCAGTACTGTTAGCAGCTTTCAAATGTGGCTGCCGTCCTCTCCCATGCCCACACTCTCCGAGGGTCGTGGTCGCTACCCTTCTACGACCACGCCGtccagtggcggcggtgatcGACATGGCGGTTTTCCATCCAATTCCTCCTCCGGTGTTGGCAGTGGTCCACCGCGACCTCAGCTCGGAGTCGCAGCTGTACTCCCCTCCGCACGCCCCCCTCTGCCACCTCCGTCCGTTGTACACATGCCCCAAGCCGCTCCTGGCTTGACAGCACCTACTTCCAGTTCTGGAGCAGCAATGGGGCTATTGCCActtgctcagcagcagcagacgctcGGCCTTCCCGCAGCCACTTCGACTCGTTGCTCACCGCATCACACCTCCGTTTCTCCTCATGAAGCTCCTCCGAACGACGGACCGCTCTCCGCACAGCTCGGCAACGATGAGGGTCGGTACCTGTACGACTGCGTACTGCAGTGTTACCTGGATCTGGCGAGGAACACGTATGTGGACAAGATTTAG